One genomic region from Biomphalaria glabrata chromosome 7, xgBioGlab47.1, whole genome shotgun sequence encodes:
- the LOC129927139 gene encoding fucolectin-6-like, which yields MVTMTAYFISITLMILNEDTVGLYNAARFKPALQSSDYRTYYAYLGADGNYDSDGLQGHCQHTGEQWSPWWMVDLCGQFLIEKIQLTNRQGIYQNHQVALRLRNFDIEIFQQDPRQLENFPNVTGQVCYHQTDSLGPGTFNFTCAAPITGRYVRLIIRNERQFLHICELEVLVSSCRVAELYFNKVLDTELTGTPFDTMDAGDQMVCAQNCVLRRSTDFCTAFNWVTSTNSCQLFSVNPYLDLSTNVTYAPGTYFNIQSN from the exons ATGGTTACAATGACCGCATACTTCATCAGCATTACACTGATGATCCTGAACGAAGACACTGTTGGACTTTACAATGCGGCCAGGTTTAAACCTGCCCTACAGAGCAGTGACTACCGAACTTACTACGCCTACTTAGGAGCGGATGGGAACTACGACTCTGACGGACTTCAAGGTCATTGTCAACACACTGGTGAGCAATGGAGCCCTTGGTGGATGGTGGACTTGTGTGGTCAGTTTTTAATAGAGAAAATACAGCTAACAAACAG GCAAGGTATATATCAAAATCATCAAGTGGCTTTACGTTTGAGAAACtttgatattgaaatatttcaaCAAGATCCACGACAACTTGAAAACTTTCCAAATGTAACTGGCCAAGTCTGCTACCATCAGACTGATTCACTGGGTCCTGGCACTTTCAACTTTACGTGTGCTGCTCCAATCACTGGCAGATATGTGCGTCTAATTATAAG AAATGAACGACAATTTTTACATATCTGTGAGCTGGAAGTACTAGTCAGTAGTTGTAGGGTAGCAGAACTGTACTTCAACAAAGTATTAGACACTGAACTGACTGGCACACCATTTGATACGATGGACGCAGGCGACCAAATGGTTTGTGCACAGAACTGTGTACTTCGTAGGTCAACTGATTTCTGTACTGCTTTCAACTGGGTCACATCCACAAATTCATGTCAACTTTTCAGTGTCAACCCGTACCTTGACCTCTCAACCAACGTGACCTACGCCCCAGGAACATATTTCAATATTCAAAGTAATTGA
- the LOC129927401 gene encoding fucolectin-6-like codes for MEVFLYYILMTNTLVASPELFNAALFKHAIQSSTFETFDAYKGVDGNADGGLLNDHCQHTGQELIPWWMVDLRGQFVVEKIQLTNRQDVYMNEQMALRLRNFSIEIFQTDPRQLDSFPKVTGQVCFYQTDPLGPSTFNFTCPVPIVGRFVRIVMRLDVSDYLHICEMEVLARNSILEENTFRRIPNMTLTGLSLVNLKVNNSYSCLKECLQRRSTNYCTATTWITSTRSCQLYRVNPFLDLAAAVTSEPGTYVYIQTI; via the exons ATGGAAGTATTCCTTTACTATATTTTGATGACCAACACGCTAGTAGCCTCCCCTGAGCTCTTCAATGCTGCTCTGTTTAAACACGCGATACAAAGTTCTACATTTGAAACATTTGACGCTTATAAGGGAGTTGATGGGAACGCTGACGGAGGTCTGTTAAATGACCACTGCCAACACACAGGTCAAGAGCTCATTCCATGGTGGATGGTGGACTTACGTGGTCAGTTTGTGGTtgaaaaaatacaactaaccaacag GCAAGATGTTTACATGAATGAACAAATGGCTTTACGTTTGAGAAATTTCTCTATTGAAATCTTTCAAACTGATCCAAGACAACTTGACAGCTTTCCTAAAGTGACTGGTCAAGTCTGCTTCTATCAAACTGATCCACTGGGTCCTAGCACATTCAACTTTACTTGTCCTGTTCCTATTGTAGGCAGATTTGTGCGTATCGTTATGag ACTTGATGTCAGCGATTATTTACATATTTGTGAAATGGAAGTACTAGCAAGAAATTCCATCCTCGAAGAGAACACCTTTAGAAGAATTCCAAATATGACTCTTACAGGTCTGTCACTAGTCAATTTAAAGGTCAACAATTCGTATTCCTGCTTAAAGGAATGTTTGCAACGTAGGTCAACAAACTATTGCACAGCCACAACATGGATAACATCGACAAGGTCATGTCAACTTTACAGAGTTAACCCTTTCCTGGACCTTGCTGCCGCCGTTACGTCTGAACCAGGAACATATGTTTATATTCAAAccatataa